Genomic window (Musa acuminata AAA Group cultivar baxijiao chromosome BXJ1-9, Cavendish_Baxijiao_AAA, whole genome shotgun sequence):
TTTTTGTTTGGGTTTCGTAGGTCCCACGACAAAAGTCATCCGCATGATTCCTATGGACGGACAGGATTTTGGCTCCCTATGGATGATCACTCTAATCCATGCAGGCATTAGCTATGATTTCTCCCTCTGCATTTATACGTttcattattaataatataatatcatttattatagTATTGAAAATTACTTATATAATTACTAAATAGCGGAAATCCTTAttacatatacgtatatacaaTGTTATCCAAGCCCATATATACACATTCTACGCTGCACGCGGTGATCTAAACGGGTTTGGATCGACAGACCCGCTCTGTGGAATAGAAGGAACGAAATGGAACAAGAAAGCACACGATCTCCCACTGTGACCCCCGTCGTGTACGGAGGAGTTGAATCGGTGCCTCCACCTGTGCGTCATCCTCCTGCTTGCGGTGTCCGCAAGTCCTTCGGGTGGCGGAGGCAGTATCTGGGATTTGAATTCGCTGAGATGAGAACAGGAGACGTACGTCGAAGGAGAGTTGGGAGGCAGATGAAAGAGTTAACAAGACGAGTCGATCAGCAAGAACTGCTCGGATGAACTCTTGCTGGGGTCAATTTTGATCCATACTTTGGATGCGGTGGTGGCAATGGCAAAAGAAGCAGCGGTGCAGCTTTAGTGTAAAAGATGAGACACTCGGAGGGGGCCGGCCGAAAGCAAACATCCGTTTCTCTAAGCAATCGCAGGTGAAAAAGGCATCCACTTTTAGGACAAAACATTAGTGATGTTTCATATCACCTCCTCTTTCCAGATATTATTGTCATGATCGATTTCTTATCGAACACCATCCATCGTTCACCATTTGCTTCTACTGATCTTAGATTACATCAGATCAGAACGGAGCGTTCTACAGAATCGTTAATGTTGCACCTTCGAGACCTGTAACTCTTTGTCAGAAACGTTTGCAAAGTCCAGCAGCATCTGAGAAGTGGAAACCGATGGGGACCTCACAAGTTTTTACAGTTCGAAATGCTTCTTTTAGTGTCCTCCATCGTCCCTGCCATCATTTTCCAAAAAGTTCTCAAACGCATCCGCTACTCGATCTCTATGTGTATATAGAATCATCGAACAAAAAGGAGAGGCGAGAGGAGAGAGATTTTGATGTGTTAGAGGCTGATGATTGAGTCCGTGTTGGAGAAGCTCAAAGCCCATCCTCGTTGCACTTTAATATATACTCAGCTTGCCTAATATTAGGAAAAGGCCCAACGAAGCAGGGCAAGTTCCAAGAAGGAAACTTGGACCACATCAGCGATGGATCAGTCCAAtaattttcctttcctttttcccgTGTTTCTAAGTCTTCTAAGGTCCTATTGAAGTTTTAGATATCAAATGTAATGAAAACTGGTTGCATGAATAAATACGTACCACCACTCGTTCTGTGCGTACGTATCCCAAGTTTGTTCTTCTATGAAGCAATGTATTGGCAGGACTATGTCGACTTCGTCGTGTGTGGTCCGCTACGTTCGTAGCGCACAGACGTATCGGAGACGTTCATGGAAGCCGAGAGAACAAGTGGCCGCCGCGCCCGACAGAATGAGAGTGGGAAACAGGCAAgcggaagagaaaaaaaaggtaaaGAGTGACGGGTCCCGTTTGTTCTCCTTCACCTTCGCAGGCGTGACGTGAAATCTTGAACGAGTCAGATGGGCATAGTCTTAATTTCCTCCACGAACATGCCACCAGCTCAAGGTGGAGTTTGTGAGATCATTCTTCGAGCTGAATGATGAAATCTTTCCCATTACCAGCTTGAAGAAACCGCCGCTGGAGTTCTTGATCGCAAATTAATTAACTCCATAACCTTCCAAGGATGCGGCAATCTGAACTCGAAACTCGGTCGATGCTTTCGGTGGTATAATGTTGCCACGGATTGCTTCTCATTACCGGTCACTAGCTATGTGAAATCTGTCATTCCATACGGAGTTTGTTTTCTTGTGCTTCATTTAAGCAGTAAAAGACAGGGATCCCATCAATTCATGCTAAGGTGGACACTACACTCGATCCGCGTGATCTACGGAATCTGCAGTCCGTGGAGTTTATGCAGGCATGCATCGAAGCGTTTCTTGTGTTCGGAAGAGGTGTCTCACTGCACAGAGCCCCAGCGCCCAGAGTCCAACTTGGATCTGTGATACATGGAAGAAAAGATCGACTTCCTACCTGGCTCATCTCTTTCAAGACGGACAACACGAAGACACCTTTTAGATCCGTCAAGTCCGAAAGATATCCAACTTACAATCATGTAAATTGCAAGCTTCCCATGCGTGTAAAGCGATTCGGGAGGTGACAGCCACCTGTTTGAATCAAATATTTGCTCCTCCACAGTCTCATAAAAACAAGATGGGGATTGCAACTTTTCATCCACCGAGAACAATGTACCATAccgtgtgtttttgttatgttgcCACTGGAATCTTCAGATTATAAACAGTCACTGCTCAGAATGTCAAGGGGATAAGCAAATTGgacctcaaatccttgacaacttTGATCGTGTACTGGGTTTGTCCTTCTTGTCTCTTTCCATGCATCAAGATCGGCTGATAGCGTGTAGATGGCACGATGATGACGAGATTGCCATCAAGCCACGTACTGATGGCGTCCACACACTTCCATTTACTGAGATCGCCGTGTAAAGATTTCAAAACCAGTGCGGGTATACAAGTCAATAAAGGACAAAGGTGTTTTTGCAGAACACGTGGCTGTCTAAGTACTCTACTGCATTGATGGTCCATCCCTTGCCATGGTGCTGAACCCCCACCTTGAATGATGAGGGTGAGAAGGCTGAAGACGATCTGGGCCTGCACGTTTTTATCGAGGAAGAGATTGCTCTTGTCTTGTAACTGTGGAGGCCGGCCGGAAAGTGCGCAAGTAGGCATGAAGAAAAGGGCAAATTAGAGAGCTTTTTGTATGCTGAAACGTCGATACCTGTCTGTATGCTGAAACATGCTTGCCGCTTAATTAAGATCGCATGTTGCCAGAGAAAGCTAGAAACTTGGTGGTGTTCTTAAACGCCGGTTAATCGGAGGAAAACGTGCATTTTGCCTTGGGATTGCGTTCTGAAGCATGGTCGGGAAGAGCCGAGGCTTTCATCAACGGATCGCACCGAGGACATCGAGGCGATCACTCACACGGCCAATGACCGGTGCCAGGTTAGCGGGAGGACGAGACCGCCTGAGCTAGCTGCGAAATGAATCGTCAGAAAGCCATCATACTGTCTTCATTGGAGGGCGCCCCGCCACTTGTCTCCCCCACCTTTCTCCCGCCCTCTGTATATCTCCATTCATCGATCGATCTGATTCCACGCATCGTTCCCCATTCTTTTCCTTCACTgaatcatcctctctctctctctctctctctctctcatacctcACATTGAGGTATATTAAGCTACCTCTCTAATTATATATGATGTTTACCCATTTGGTATTTATCATTCTTTGGCAGAAACAAAATTCAACTcaaccatcatttagtaacttaagGGCGTATGTTAAGGTTTATTAGGAAGACGTCGCTAACTGTAAGTACGTAAAATGCTCGTCAAGTTGACCATTTAGTATTCGGTCGATTACTACCATCTTCCTCATCAGTCCAAGTTTTGAATAGCTTATTCAATGCCATGTTTCGTTAGGGACCATACAGGGGCTGTGTCTCTTTCTTGTGTCTTTATGGCTACAAGCTTATATCTGATAAGCCCTCCCCACTTCCCCTCAGCCTCTTCTTCCTGACTCCCATGGAGCTACCTATCCTCATCGAACCATCTTTGTCTGGCTTTTGTCTCTAGCCGTTTCCTTTTCTAGGCCCGAGAGCTCGAACGAGCTTTCGGATCTCTCTTTCGTCACATCAGTTTTGATTTGCACCTATCAAGAAAGTTTCCTTCTCCTCTGGGATCATCGGAAGATCAATTAATTACTACTGCGCAAAGAAACAGAGAAGTATCCGTCTATAGATCTATGAAAGAAGCCCAGAGGACCCACCGCTGAGGTTTAGGTTTTCTTCTCGGTAGCCTTACTTCTCTGAAACTAAAGATTTATCCGAGTTAACAACCACAGCAAGCCTTAAGTTCTGGCTGACCAAACAAAGAAGACCTAGAACCCTTGATCTAGCTTTGTTTTGATCCTTCATACTCGTGTCCTTTTAGGCGGTGTGTGTTCTTCTTTGAGATCTAGAAAAGCTTGTTTCGGACCACAAGAGTATATTTCAGCTTCTGAAGCATGTCGTCGGCAAACTCTGATAGCTCGGGCAATTCGGCGGCTCCTGATGGCGGCGGCAGGCCGAGCCGGTACGAGTCGCAGAAGCGGCGCGACTGGAACTCCTTCGGGCAGTACCTCCGGAACCACCGCCCGCCGCTCGAGCTCTCCCGGTGCAGCGGCGCCCACGTGCTCGAGTTCCTCCGCTACCTGGACCAGTTTGGCAAGACAAAAGTCCACACCGCCGGGTGCCCATTCTTCGGCCACCCGCAGCCCCCGGCACCGTGCACGTGCCCCCTCAGGCAAGCTTGGGGCAGCCTCGACTCACTCGTCGGCCGCCTTCGCGCCGCCTTCGAGGAGGATGGCGGCCAGCCGGAGGTCAACCCCTTCGCGGCGCGCGCAGTCCGGCTGTACCTCAGGGAGGTGAGGGACAGCCAGGCCAGAGCGAGGGGGATCGCCTacgagaaaaagaagagaaagcggCCTCCTCCGTCGCAACAGGGCTTCAGCCCGCAGGCGTCGGTTCCAGCGGCGGCGACAGCAGCTCCTCTCATCGGCCATGGTCGGTCGGCGGCCGACTTCATCGCCAGCAGTGCATACCCACATCGCCTTCACGGGCATCTGATGCTGCCACCCTGGATACCGGCGGAGACGATGCGGCGGTGATGGCTGTCGTCGACTCACATTCCGGTGGCAGCCTGTCACCACTCTCGGTGATTAAACATAGTACTGTAGTAGTTTGTCGACTGGAATTACTTTCTGATGTGATGGTTGGAAAGATCGTTTCCTATGCTGTTTCGTTAGCGGACATAATGGTGGACGTTCTCCACGTTAACAGACATTGACCTGGCTCTCTGTATGTATACCCTCTTCTTATAACTATGCTTgtggctgatgatgatgatgatgatgatgattaggtCTTCGTGTTTGAAGTCTTTTGATGATAATAGTTTTTGGTTTCAGAGCTCAGGGTTGGTAAGG
Coding sequences:
- the LOC103999575 gene encoding protein LIGHT-DEPENDENT SHORT HYPOCOTYLS 4-like, giving the protein MSSANSDSSGNSAAPDGGGRPSRYESQKRRDWNSFGQYLRNHRPPLELSRCSGAHVLEFLRYLDQFGKTKVHTAGCPFFGHPQPPAPCTCPLRQAWGSLDSLVGRLRAAFEEDGGQPEVNPFAARAVRLYLREVRDSQARARGIAYEKKKRKRPPPSQQGFSPQASVPAAATAAPLIGHGRSAADFIASSAYPHRLHGHLMLPPWIPAETMRR